The proteins below come from a single Takifugu flavidus isolate HTHZ2018 chromosome 6, ASM371156v2, whole genome shotgun sequence genomic window:
- the rasd3 gene encoding RASD family member 3 — translation MSPPARTNTVRLVFLGAAGVGKSALIHRFLHDSFERKYTRTVDELHVLEYAVTGSGGKVRLEILDTSGSYSFPAMRELCIRHSDAFALVYAVDDPGSLAEVQRLRDEILQLRGGKGAPIVVVGSKADLSELEGRVLPAADVMATVEDQWDADFVEASARTGGNAVGVFRALLQRVKSTERLSPAVWRRRGRQCTTSVTKRPPLKKNSSCILS, via the coding sequence ATGTCTCCACCTGCGCGCACGAACACGGTCCGGCTGGTGTTCCTCGGGGCGGCAGGGGTCGGAAAGTCTGCGCTCATCCACCGTTTCCTCCACGACAGCTTCGAGCGCAAATACACGCGCACCGTGGATGAGCTTCACGTGCTGGAGTATGCGGTGACGGGGTCCGGTGGTAAGGTGCGCCTGGAGATCCTGGACACGAGTGGCAGCTACTCGTTCCCGGCCATGCGGGAGCTGTGCATCCGGCACAGTGACGCGTTCGCCCTCGTGTACGCGGTGGATGACCCGGGCTCCCTGGCGGAGGTGCAACGGCTGCGCGACGAGATTCTGCAGCTGCGGGGCGGTAAAGGCGCGCCGATCGTCGTGGTGGGCAGCAAGGCGGACCTAAGCGAGCTCGAGGGTCGCGTGCTGCCGGCGGCCGACGTCATGGCCACCGTGGAGGATCAGTGGGACGCCGACTTCGTGGAGGCATCCGCGCGCACCGGTGGAAACGCGGTCGGTGTGTTCCGGGCGCTGCTGCAACGGGTGAAATCGACAGAGCGATTGAGCCCTGCTGTGTGGAGGCGCAGAGGAAGACAGTGCACGACATCTGTCACGAAAAGACCACCACTGAAGAAGAATAGCAGCTGTATCCTGTCATAA
- the LOC130526853 gene encoding fascin-like gives MSANGADGDLLQIPLGLINSAGKYLTAETFGFKINASASSLKKKQTWTLEQTAEDGNAVFLLSHLGRYLATDKDGNVTADSETRGRDCRFVITAHEDGRWSLQSEPHGRYLGGSEDRITCFAQAVSPAEKWSVHLAVHPQVNLYSFARKRFAHLSAQGERQEVSVNRDIPWGVDSLITLVYRDQRYHLETSDNRFLRNDGTLATKTDKDTSFMLEFLSGKVAFRDCNGRYLAPVGPTGTLKSGKSSRVGKDELFGLERSHAQVVLTAGNERNVSTRQGIDLSANQDEEGDQEVFQMEMSREDRKCAFRTAAGKYWTLTASGGLQCTASTKSSNGLFELEWRDGQVCVRAANGKYVVAKKNGQLAATVDNAAEAEQFLMKLINRPIIVLRGEHGFIGARKAGMASLDSNRASYDVFQLEFHNGAYSLKDSQGKYWCVGDDTAVVCSNSTPVQFLFQFCDLNKVAIRALGGKYLKGDHAGGLKASADSLESATLWEY, from the exons ATGTCTGCAAACGGCGCCGACGGGGACCTGCTGCAGATCCCTCTGGGGCTCATCAACAGCGCGGGGAAGTATCTGACGGCGGAGACTTTCGGCTTTAAGATCAACGCCTCAGCCAGCAgcctgaaaaagaaacagaccTGGACCCTGGAGCAGACCGCCGAGGACGGCAACGCCGtgttcctcctctcccacctggGCCGCTACCTCGCCACGGACAAAGACGGCAACGTGACTGCGGACAGCGAGACGCGCGGCCGGGACTGCCGCTTCGTTATCACTGCGCACGAAGACGGGCGGTGGTCTCTGCAGTCGGAGCCCCATGGCCGGTACCTCGGTGGCAGCGAGGACCGGATTACCTGCTTCGCGCAGGCTGTCTCGCCTGCAGAGAAATGGAGCGTGCACCTGGCCGTGCACCCGCAGGTTAACCTTTACAGCTTTGCGCGCAAGCGTTTCGCCCACTTGAGCGCGCAAGGGGAGCGGCAGGAGGTGTCAGTAAACCGCGACATTCCCTGGGGGGTCGATTCTCTTATAACCCTGGTGTACCGTGATCAGCGTTACCACCTGGAAACCTCTGATAACCGCTTCCTGCGCAATGACGGGACCCTGGCCACCAAGACGGACAAGGACACCAGCTTCATGCTGGAGTTCCTCTCCGGAAAAGTGGCATTCCGCGACTGCAACGGCCGCTACTTGGCGCCTGTGGGACCAACCGGCACGCTGAAGTCTGGGAAAAGCAGTCGGGTGGGGAAGGATGAACTGTTTGGCCTGGAGCGCAGCCACGCACAGGTCGTGCTGACTGCAGGTAACGAGAGAAACGTCTCCACCAGACAAG GTATTGAcctgtcagccaatcaggatgAGGAAGGGGACCAAGAAGTCTTCCAGATGGAGATGAGCCgcgaggacaggaagtgtgccTTCAGAACTGCTGCTGGAAAATACTGGACTCTGACAGCCAGTGGAGGACTGCAGTGTACTGCCTCCACCAA GTCAAGCAATGGCTTATTTGAACTGGAATGGCGTGATGGTcaagtgtgcgtgcgtgcagctAATGGGAAATACGTGGTGGCTAAGAAGAATGGTCAACTGGCTGCTACTGTTGATAATGCAG CGGAGGCTGAGCAGTTCCTGATGAAACTCATCAACCGTCCAATCATCGTCCTCCGTGGAGAGCACGGATTCATCGGAGCTCGTAAGGCCGGAATGGCGAGTCTGGACTCCAACCGAGCATCGTATGACGTTTTCCAGCTGGAGTTCCACAATGGAGCTTATTCCCTTAAAG ACTCCCAGGGGAAGTACTGGTGTGTTGGAGACGACACAGCAGTGGTGTGCAGCAACTCCACTCCTGTCCAGTTCCTCTTCCAGTTCTGCGACCTCAACAAGGTGGCCATACGGGCACTGGGGGGAAAGTACCTCAAAGGAGACCATGCTGGAGGTCTTAAGGCCAGTGCTGACTCCCTGGAGAGCGCCACACTCTGGGAATATTAA